The Montipora capricornis isolate CH-2021 chromosome 6, ASM3666992v2, whole genome shotgun sequence genome has a window encoding:
- the LOC138053136 gene encoding uncharacterized protein → MVLCMIVGCGSKSGRDKGLYFARVPSVLANQGEEAQELSKERRSRWISAISRDDLTEEILENDRVCEKHFVSGRAAKSWDKYNIDWVPTLLLGHKKATDRAHHTEAAAKRSERAREREVVKKPAFEKRERELELDSLNIDRKPFDRWEFVQNEEKVKFYTGLPSFDILHNVLEHVSPFVAYKSQNLTTFQEFIMTLIKLKLDAPHQDLSYRFNVSLSTVSRIFSAWMVDVRLAQLINWPEREDLWRTMPQCFKYSFGNKTTVIIDCFQVLINRPSNLLARAQTWSSYKHHNTVKVLIGITPQGTISYVSQAWGGRTSDKFLTENCRIFNKLLPGDLVLADRGFTIEESVMFQQAQLAILAFTKGKDQFDPVDIKKTRGIANVRIHVERVIGLLRRKYSILSGILPIDFLISNPNGSQEEATPMIDRIINVSAALVNLCPGIVPFD, encoded by the exons ATGGTTTTGTGTATGATCGTTGGCTGTGGCAGCAAAAGTGGACGAGATAAAGGGTTATATTTTGCAAGGGTGCCTTCTGTGCTCGCAAATCAAGGCGAAGAGGCACAAGAACTATCCAAAGAAAGAAGATCGCGCTGGATTTCAGCGATAAGCCGTGACGACCTCACCGAAGAGATCTTAGAAAACGATCGTGTGTGCGAAAAGCATTTTGTTTCAGGAAGAGCAGCTAAGAGCTGGGATAAATATAATATTGACTGGGTTCCGACATTGCTCTTGGGACACAAAAAAGCTACTGATCGAGCACACCATACAGAAGCGGCGGCAAAACGAAGCGAGAGAGCGAGGGAACGTGAAGTTGTGAAGAAGCCGGCTTTTGAAAAGAGAGAACGAGAGCTAGAACTAGA CTCTCTAAACATTGACCGGAAACCATTTGATCGGTGGGAGTTTGTACAAAACGaagaaaaagttaaattttaCACTGGATTGCCTTCCTTCGATATCCTGCATAATGTTCTCGAGCATGTTTCTCCGTTTGTTGCATACAAGTCCCAGAATCTGACCACATTTCAAGAATTTATCATGACTTTGATAAAACTTAAACTTGACGCACCACATCAAGATCTTTCATATCGCTTCAATGTCTCCCTTTCTACAGTTTCAAGGATTTTTTCAGCCTGGATGGTAGATGTCCGACTGGCCCAACTAATCAACTGGCCTGAACGTGAGGATTTATGGCGAACAATGCCACAGtgttttaaatattcatttggaaacaaaacaacGGTGATTATTGATTGTTTTCAAGTACttattaataggccatcaaatCTGCTTGCAAGAGCACAGACATGGTCGTCATACAAACATCATAACACTGTTAAGGTGCTGATTGGGATAACTCCTCAAGGCACAATCTCCTACGTTTCCCAAGCTTGGGGAGGACGAACATCAGACAAATTTTTAACTGAGAACTGCcgaatttttaataaattgttGCCTGGGGATCTGGTCTTGGCTGACCGTGGTTTCACTATTGAGGAGAGTGTAATGTTTCAGCAAGCACAACTAGCCATCCTTGCTTTCACGAAGGGGAAAGACCAGTTTGACCCTGTGGATATCAAAAAAACTAGGGGGATCGCAAATGTTCGCATTCATGTTGAAAGGGTTATTGGTCTCCTTCGCCGGAAGTACTCAATATTGTCTGGAATTCTGCCAATTGACTTCTTAATTTCCAACCCTAATGGCTCACAGGAAGAAGCAACACCAATGATTGACAGAATTATTAATGTATCTGCAGCTCTTGTTAATTTGTGCCCAGGCATTGTACCATTTGACTAA
- the LOC138053137 gene encoding uncharacterized protein yields MESYEIPSKLVRMVNAMYDGRECAVVEGTGQTDWFDVKSGVKQGCNMSGFLFLLVIDWIMRRTVTGANTGIRWKLWSKLDDLDFADDIALTSSTKCQIQQKVTNLSTTSKKTGLKINSEKTKLLRLNTTSNENVQIDEHDIEDVESFVYLGASQVAQKKTSKQG; encoded by the coding sequence ATGGAGAGTTATGAGATACCTTCGAAGCTTGTCAGAATGGTCAACGCAATGTATGATGGTAGAGAATGCGCGGTTGTTGAGGGCACAGGTCAAACTGACTGGTTCGATGTGAAGTCCGGCGTAAAGCAGGGGTGTAACATGTCAGGGTTTCTGTTCTTACTTGTGATCGACTGGATCATGAGAAGGACAGTAACGGGTGCTAACACTGGCATTAGATGGAAATTGTGGTCCAAGTTAGACGACTTGGACTTTGCTGACGATATTGCACTTACATCCAGTACGAAATGTCAAATCCAACAGAAAGTGACAAATCTCAGCACTACCAGCAAGAAAACTGGCTTGAAAATCAATTCCGAAAAGACAAAACTCCTCAGACTTAACACGaccagcaacgagaacgtccaGATTGACGAACACGATATTGAAGATGTAGAAAGTTTTGTCTACTTGGGTGCAAGTCAGGTGGCACAGAAGAAGACATCAAAGCAAGGTTAG
- the LOC138053138 gene encoding uncharacterized protein has product MTKTDEKKLDAFLHKSLRRMFKMYWPMRVTNEEIRVRAGLETISKQVARRRWTWLGHVLRMDHCSHPRIALTWVPEGKRKRGRPRETWRRTIEREMKENGLGTWAAAASVAEDRTAWRQRAYSPILHLENG; this is encoded by the coding sequence ATGACCAAAACAGATGAGAAAAAACTGGATGCATTCTTACATAAGAGCCTTCGTCGGATGTTTAAGATGTACTGGCCAATGCGGGTAACAAACGAGGAGATTAGAGTAAGAGCAGGATTGGAGACAATAAGTAAGCAAGTGGCAAGGAGGAGATGGACGTGGTTAGGCCATGTCCTCAGAATGGACCATTGCTCACATCCACGAATTGCTCTAACATGGGTGCCTGAAGGCAAACGGAAAAGGGGTAGACCGCGTGAGACTTGGAGAAGGACTATCGAAAGAGAGATGAAAGAGAACGGTTTAGGAACATGGGCAGCAGCAGCATCGGTTGCGGAGGACAGAACAGCATGGAGGCAGAGAGCCTACAGCCCAATTCTCCACTTGGAGAACGGATAA